The following DNA comes from Oncorhynchus clarkii lewisi isolate Uvic-CL-2024 chromosome 22, UVic_Ocla_1.0, whole genome shotgun sequence.
ATAGCCCACCTGGTGCCACTGTGTGAGATAGACTCCATCCAGCTGAAGAACACTGGAGCACGCTTCTACAGACAGGGAGACATCcactttgtgtctgtctgtatatcaGAGTTCCCCTCTGTCGGGTATATGTCCTTTCATctatttaaaacacacacacacacacacactcacacacacacagtctgtgtgtgCGTACCTGTGCGTGCATATGACACTGTTTCTCATCTGTTTCTCTTTCAGAGAAGTGGAGTTGTTGTGTGTGAAGAAGATTGACATTAGACGAGGATCTCCGTGGAACCATGATTTTGTGCAGCTGTGTGGGAATGACTGAGAACCCTTATGTCCTGAACACACACAACCTATGCACCAACATCTGTTTCTTTCGCTGTGTCAACTTCCCAATAGTTCTGAACTGGcatcctctcctcgtctcctttccTTTGTCATCAATGATGTGGAATGCTTTGAGCAGTAAGGAGGAAGCCTATCCTGTCCTTATCATTAGGCATGAAGGAAAGGAAATTAGGAGAGTTTTACTGGGACGTAGTCTGTTTCCagctcacacagaaacacacacacatgcagccaATAGCTCCTGTTGGAaatatacatacaaacacactcacacactcatatgTTACTGATGGACCACCTACAGCCAGACTACGCTACAATTGTCTTCTGGTGACATTTGTTCTGTATTTTCTAATAGCGTTAGTATCGCTGTACATAATCATTCCGATGCAGCTGAATGTTACTTTATTAATAAGAACTTCTGTTGAAGCAAAACAGCTCTGAGAAGCAGGGGTGAGCAATGTGTTCAAATTGTGATGAGTTTGAATACCTCGTCATGATAAACTTGAAGACTCAATCTTATTCGGactgaggatggaggagagaggagacagatatGAAAAATTGACAGTCAATGTATTTTCACCAAGAACTTTATGGAGAAAGATTGGCCCCATGAAAATACATGTTTATCACATTATGTATATGTAGGCccacatttttttttggggggggggggggggggggggggggggacaacaaaaacaaaatagtAGAGTCCCtgttctatgttttctgtctAAATGTACTAAATGTGTGTGAGACATCTCACCTTTACAAGCACGTAGACAAAATGCAGaagtgtgtgtctgcctgttaAATTTGGAATCATGATTTGAAAATATGTATGCAGGAAGAGAAAACCCTTTTAGCATGCTCTCAGTCAAACATTATTCTCCCAGATTATGTctgcacaaacaaacaagattaaCGTGCCCCTAGCTAGCCAACCCAACCCCGGCTGTTAAAACATCTAATGCACATGATTAGTTTAATGTGGAATCATAATAGAATAATCCTATCTCCACTTCAAAAGGCTTTCCATCCAGATGAATGGGAGATGTGAGGGACATAATAAAAAGAGTATACGATTCTTTTCTGTGACATTAACTAATAAATTCAGTTAATAACATAATTATGTTCAGTGTCCAGAGTCTCACTCTCTCCTTTATTGTCATGCACAGATGACATCACAGGAGTGAGATAATGTTAGGTGAGAGACTGGGATGTGGTGTTGGGTGGGCCTGATTCCACCCAGGACAGTGGTGATAGTTATATCCCAGGTTGTCTTTCCTGCAGTTCCACTGGTCTTCTCAGGAAAATGCTGTAGATATGCATAAACATTTTGTGATAGTGTTATAAGCTGCACAACATGACTGTAATAAAGACAACCTGGAACTGTTTGCACTTTTGGTAAAACTATCACAGCTTAGGGGTGTCTGTGGGAGCCAGAGGAGCTCTTCCTCTCTGGTATCGCATTGGTAGAGTCCCAGCGGTTTCCCCTCCTGTggaataaacagagaacatctgtCAAAAAACAAGCATAACTGTTACTACGACAACCTTCCTTATGGCAGGCAAGCAGATCATATTCACCTTGTCCAAGTACAGAGAGTATTTAATTTTCACCTAAATGCTATGTATCACGCATTACAGCTGAACATATAGTATGGTGTAAGATTGCAACATGATGATCTCACAACGAACGTTCCCATTGGTCGAATTACACCGGCATAGTCCTCACATTCCTGACAACAGGTTAACAGTGAGAGATGGAGGAACTACTGATCTGGGATGTCACAATGACATGGATTGATAGGCTGTTCTCTGAGCCTGGCTGGTCTCTGCTTTCACATGACCCACATCCCTCGCCCTTCTCTCATCCCTTACCCCTGTCAAACCCTCCCCCCTCTCATTCCCTTGCTTGCCGTAGCCACTGACCATGGCCTGCATCTGAAGGTCAGCAGCAGCCTTTACAATGACAGCAGAGCCAGAGCCCTCCAACAAGCACCCAGCAGCTGTCCTGGAATCCAACCCCCTTCctgcccccctctccctcctccgccCGAAGCACGATCTGCCCTCGGTTGGGTCAGGGAGGATTTTGGGATagggggaaagggagggggtAGTGGGTAGGCATGTGGATTAATGGCATGGCACTGGATCTCTGTCTGCCAGGATATCCCCAGTTTCCAGCAGGCTCTAATCATTGCCTCTGTCAGAGAAAAACACACAGATGATTGCCAGCCTCTCACCCTGCTGTCTCCCTATCCTGGTCCAAACTACAAACCTCCAACATATATACAGATGGTACCCCCATCTGTTTGAACCAACATAAGCTATCAGAGTCACCCTCAGGTAAACTGTTGTGTACAACACTGTCTTTCATCTGGCCAAGCTTTGGAATCCAGCCAGAAAGTACAGTCTAACTAACCTAGCTAAACAAACACACTCTCCATACACACTCTACAGTACATCCAGCTACCAAGAGGGCATGCCACATACCGgaagaggagtggtggagaggctgtaatatactgtacatacatatacagtataacataGAGAATTAGACCAGCAAGAGTTTTGGGGGTAGAGCTCCTGAGGCTTCAGATCTCCATTGAGATGGAGTGGAGGTAAACTGTATAACAACAAtcctcagagacagagagggtaccCAAGAGGCGAGGTGTCCCAGTTCTGCCAACTCTTTGGTCAATCTAATGTTCTTCCCTTCAGGCTCATTCATTTTGAACAAGAAATGTATTAAGATTACTAACTCAGTCTCTAAAcattcatataatttaaaaaaacgaAGGACCAAGCAGTGCATAGCCTCTGCATAAGATAGATGGAATATGTgtgaaaacaaacagaaaatcacTTAAATAATTGCAAAGTTGAAATGAGGTTCTTTAACACAGGGCATTGCCATTTTAAAACTGGATTAGTGAGAGTGTGGACACAGCAAGCAAAACACGCAAACGCCCCCAGCCCACCCTCTCACTGCACACAGGTGTACTTACATGTAGCTTAAGTAGTGGCCCAGTGTGTTAGCTCCagcaacctgccctctacctcaAATAATCCCTCTCACTCCCATAATCCATTAAGGACCCCGTCATATCAGCAAAGTCCTCCAGGACCAGGCTGGTGGAGTCCTCACCAGAGAGCATCTCCATGTCTGAGGGCCAGGGCTGGCGCTGGGGGTGTGGGCCTTGGGGTTGGCGGGGGCTTGCAGTTGATGGGTTGGGGGACTTCTCTTGTATCTGCAGCCGTGGGGTCGGGGGTGTTGGAGGCTCTGACTTCTGGTAGGCAGGCACCGGGACCACATCCACCACTGCTGCCTCCTGCTGCTCCACTGGGTCTACCCGGTCCCTTGCACTACCACTGCCGCTACAGACCTCACCCTCGCTGCCCGGGGGTGAGGGGGCCAGGACATGGTAGAGACTGGGCAGGCGGATGTCGAGGCGCACACCGCTCTTGGCAAAGAGCTTATCATTGAGTGAGTAGAGCTTGTTGGCAATGTCGCTGCCCAGCATGACGGAGAAGAGGCGGGTGATGTAGCGATCCTTGGACAGCAGCATGTAAAGGCGGCGCCGGCGCCACGAGATGTAGCGGCAGTCCGTCTCCGCCGTCAGGGTCACCTGGTGGTTATGAATGTCAAAAGTCAGGGGTAAGTGTGAAGGACTTACCCCTGGCTTCAGaaatgaataaatgaatgaatgaatgacgagAATCCGTCCAGTACCTGAAAGTTCCCCTCCTCATTGGGTCTGAGAGACTCCCACTCAGGAGAGTCGAGGAACTGGAGTGGGAAGATGTAATGGAGGAACTGTCCTTCTAGAGACACACGGATCCTACCAGGGAGAGCAGGAAAGGGCAAGGTtagtaagagaggagagggggaaagtaTGGATAGGTGATAATGAGAGAAGAAAGGGAATACACACATCACTAGGTTTGATCCAAAACCTTGAAACAAGTTAACGTGAATATCTATGTCCTTAACCTCAAACACTCAGGGAAGTAATCCAAGTTAGACATAGACAGAGGAAAACATCTATTCTTGGTTTATAAatcacagacattccaacagtgcTCTTTCATGTCTGATTAATGTTGATGGTATTCATTTGAATCAATTGAAACTAGGAATTGCTTGTCATAAACAGATGTCATCTTATGACACCAAATGTTATTTGCATATGATAATAATTAGCTATCCTGAAGTTATAAACTTGACTTGCACTCACATAGCTGTCAGTACCATTAATGAACCATTCATTTTAGAGGCAGTATGTGAGGAGTTAGTTAACTGTGTTGGTACACAACCTAAGGAGAGCAAATTTTTTCACAACACTTTAGCAGCCGccagacctgggtcaaatacaTCGTATACTTCCAAAATCTTGAACAGCACTTGATTTAATTTGCCCGGTACAATGGAATCAATGTAATAGTCCCACATGAGCTAAATCAAGCACACCTCAAGTACTTGAAAATAAAGTGCTTGACATTATGTATTTGACCCAGCTGTCTGCCGCTAAGGGGAGCAAGTACACTACAGTGAGTCAGTAACACGAATACTCTGTGTTTTACAACGTCTGGGGCTGACATTTTAACCATACCCTCCCAATCCCAGCACACACACTAAACCTGATATTAGTCAAAAAGCTAAGAAGTGATGGAGTCACTGCTGAGgaccagtgttggggagtagtgaattacatttagttcaactagtaattgcattacattttgcagtagcatggtggtagttgaactaaattaaaatcttggtagtgttttcaggaagtaatattttttttttgccatgtagtggtgtagctaactactggaattaCACAGTACTTGATTTTAGCTCAAATAAAATATGGGTGAAGTAGTCCTTTCTTTTTCAATATCAGACatgcctaattctcacttgaaacactTTGTGCCTAATATGAActttttgtgtttaataggctaaattacacattatgttaacatctgactccagagtgatctgttcttgcaatttgtagaaTATGACATTTCAGTTTTAGATATGATCATTTTTCAGGAAGTAGTTTGGATTTAGTGAACTAGTAACTTCAGTTAAGTAAGATGTGtttttcttaagggtagctttagtgtagcttatCTTCTTCCAGTGTGaggtaattggtagcttggtaaactatattttcagagtaaaTTCTCCAACACTGCTGAGGACACATGACCTCTTAAAAGTGTTCTGTATTTAATTATATTGTTGGTAAGTGATATATCTCACTCAGGTTTCCATAAGCCATAGTCTAAGCcattgttttttttggacagaCAGATCAAGAGA
Coding sequences within:
- the LOC139380724 gene encoding popeye domain-containing 2-like isoform X2, which gives rise to MSADNSTLLETVFYGHPPCDGWTNNTEGAFYHLGNTVLFLGYMGGSSAYGSLFIFGFMTPAFTCLALWGWMTMCGVDVFTWNLLLLVACVFQICHLIYRLQQDGLSSEELLALYSAIYLPLDVPVQVFKDIVGACENKVLALRVEETYAVEGKTPINQLSFLLSGRIRVSLEGQFLHYIFPLQFLDSPEWESLRPNEEGNFQVTLTAETDCRYISWRRRRLYMLLSKDRYITRLFSVMLGSDIANKLYSLNDKLFAKSGVRLDIRLPSLYHVLAPSPPGSEGEVCSGSGSARDRVDPVEQQEAAVVDVVPVPAYQKSEPPTPPTPRLQIQEKSPNPSTASPRQPQGPHPQRQPWPSDMEMLSGGETAGTLPMRYQRGRAPLAPTDTPKL
- the LOC139380724 gene encoding popeye domain-containing 2-like isoform X1 yields the protein MSADNSTLLETVFYGHPPCDGWTNNTEGAFYHLGNTVLFLGYMGGSSAYGSLFIFGFMTPAFTCLALWGWMTMCGVDVFTWNLLLLVACVFQICHLIYRLQQDGLSSEELLALYSAIYLPLDVPVQVFKDIVGACENKVLALRVEETYAVEGKTPINQLSFLLSGRIRVSLEGQFLHYIFPLQFLDSPEWESLRPNEEGNFQVTLTAETDCRYISWRRRRLYMLLSKDRYITRLFSVMLGSDIANKLYSLNDKLFAKSGVRLDIRLPSLYHVLAPSPPGSEGEVCSGSGSARDRVDPVEQQEAAVVDVVPVPAYQKSEPPTPPTPRLQIQEKSPNPSTASPRQPQGPHPQRQPWPSDMEMLSGEDSTSLVLEDFADMTGSLMDYGSERDYLR